The sequence CGCGCTGGCCTTCATCGTCACCTTCGTCAATGGCGGGCTGACCGGGTTGTTTCTCGGCAACGTCGTCGTCGATGTTCCGCTGTCCGACACAATGTTCGTCGTCGCCCATTTCCATATGGTCATGGGTGTCGCCCCGATTATCGTGGTGTTCGGCGCGATATACCATTGGTACCCGAAGGTCACCGGCCGCATGCTCGACGAGACGCTCGGCCGGTTCCATTTCTGGGTCACGTTCCTCGGCGCCTACCTGATTTTCTTCCCCATGCATTATCTCGGCCTGATGGGCGTGCCGCGGCGTTATGCCGAACTGACCGACATGACCATAATGACGGAGTCGGCCCATCACCTGAACTCGTTCATCAGCATCATGGCCTTCATCGTCGGCTTCGCCCAGATGGTCTTCCTGTTCAACCTGATCTGGAGCATCCGCCATGGCCGCGAGGCCGGCGGCAACCCGTGGCGGGCCACGACGCTGGAATGGCAGACGCCGCAAACACCACCGGCGCATGGCAATTTCGGCAAGGACCTGCCGATCGTCTACCGCTGGGCCTACGACTACAGCGTGCCGGGTGCCAAGGAGGACTTCATCCCGCAGAACGTGCCGGGCGCCTTCGCCCCCTCCAGGGAGCCGGCATGAGTGTCATCCTGGTCTTCTTGCTCGTGATCGCCGGCTTTGCCGGCTGGTGGCTTTCGCACCAGCGGCTGACAGCGAAGCCATGGCTCGAACAAGGTCTGGCCAGCGACATTGTCGGCTTCGACCGGTCGGCGCTGCCCACCGCCAAGATCGGCCTCGGCGTTTTCCTCGCCGTCGTCGGCTGCCTGTTCGCGCTCTTCACCAGCGCTTATTTCATGCGGATGGCGGTGTCGGACTGGCAGCCGCTGCCGTTGCCGCGCCTGCTCTGGCTGAACACCGGCGTGCTGGTGCTGAGCAGCGTCGCGTTGCAATGCGCCGTATTTGCCGCGCGCAAAGGCCAGATCGACAACGTCCGGCTCGGCCTTGCCACGGCCGGTTTGACCGCGATCGCCTTCCTGGTCGGACAACTTGTGGCGTGGCAGCAACTGACCGAAGACGGCTACCTGCTCAGCGCCAATCCCGCCAACAGCTTTTTCTACCTGATCACCGGCATGCATGGCCTGCACATACTGGGCGGTCTGATCGGTCTTGGCAGGACGACCGCCGGCGCCTGGAACGGAGTGCGGCCGCAGCGGCTGCGCCTAAGCGTCGAACTCTGCGCCATGTACTGGCATTTCCTGCTCTTCGTCTGGCTGGCCATCTTCGCCCTTTTGGCCGGCTGGGCTGCGACGTTCATCGATATTTGCCGGCAACTGCTGACCTAGGAGATAGGGATGGCTGAGACAGTGACGCACACCGGCCAAATGAGGCCAAGACCAGCTGGCTGGCATGGCATTGCCGCCGACTGGGCCTCCGACCAGCGCGCGTTCAAGAACGTGTCCTGGGGCAAGGCCATGATGTGGATTTTCCTGCTCAGCGACACCTTCATCTTCGGCTGCTTCCTACTCTCCTATATGACCGCGCGCATCTCCACGCGCGTGCCGTGGCCAAACCCGAGCGAGGTCTTCGCGCTGCGCATCGGCGGCCAGGAAATCCCCCTGATCCTGATCGCCATCATGACCTTCGTGCTGATCTCGAGCAGCGGAACCATGGCGATGGCGGTGAATTTCGGCTATCGCCGCGACCGCCGCAAAACCGCGATCCTGATGCTTCTGACGGCTGCGTTGGGCGCGACCTTCGTCGGCATGCAAGCCTTCGAATGGACCAAGCTGATCACCGAAGGGGTACGGCCCTGGGGCAACCCCTGGGGCGCGGCGCAGTTCGGTTCATGCTTCTTCATGATCACCGGCTTCCACGGCACGCATGTGACGATCGGGGTGATCTTCCTGATCATCGTGGCGCGCAAAGTCTGGCGCGGAGATTATGACACCGGGCGGGCCGGCTTCTTCACCAGCCGCAAGGGCCGTTACGAGAACGTCGAGATCATGGGGCTCTACTGGCATTTCGTCGATCTGGTCTGGGTGTTCATCTTCGCTTTCTTCTATCTTTGGTGAGAGGCAGATATGGCTGAAGCAACCGCAAACGGCCTCGGGCAACACGCACTTCACGCACATGATGCGCCGGTGGCGGCCGCCCATGCCGAAGTTCACCAGGAACACCCGATCAAGCTCTACCTGGTGGTCTGGGCGTGGCTGTTCATCCTCAGCACCTGCTCCTATCTGGTCGATTATTTCGGCCTGCACGGCTATCTCAGATGGTCGCTGATCCTGATCTTCATGATCCTCAAGGCTGGGCTGATTGTCGCTGTCTTCATGCATATGGCCTGGGAACGGCTGGCGCTCGCCTATGCGATCATCCTGCCGCCGATCCTGGTGCTTGTGTTCGTGGCGATGATGCTCTTCGAGGCCGATTACACGCTTTTGACCCGGATGACGTTTTTCGGCGCTGGCCCCTGACCCGCACTCCGGGTCGGCCGGCGACAACCGCAGCCGGAAAGCCCGCGCCGCTGCCAGTCGGCGGCCTTGAAACAAGCGGCCGCTGGTGCATTTCTCCTGGTACCGGAAACGACAGGAGGAACGAATTGCCCTCGTTTCCGCATGCGTCGCAAACTCAAGCAAGAGGGACGCCAAAAATGACCATCGCAAACAGACTTAGGGAATTTATCGACGGCAAGGGAATTTCCTACGACACCGTCCCGCACCATCGCACATCCACCAGCAGGCAGTCGGCAATAGCCGCACATGTGCCCGGCAGCATCATGGCTAAGTCAGTGGTCGTTCACCACGAACTCGGCTATGCGCTGGCCGTGGTTCCAAGCACGCACAGGATCGAGCTCGGCAGGTTGCAGGACCTCATGGACAGACGCCTCGGCCTCGCCTCCGAAGATGAGGTGGTTTCCCTCTTCGGCGATTGCGACATCGGCGCCGTCCCACCGATCGGCGCGGCCTACGATGTGCCGGTGATCCTCGATGAAAGCCTCGGCAACGCCGCCGACATCTATTTCGAGGGCGGCGACCACCGGACGCTGGTGCATGTAAGCGGCAAGGACTTCCGCAACCTGACCAGGGATGCACGCCAGGCCCGCTTCAGCCACGCTGCCTACTGAACCTGATCCTGTCGCGCCGGCGCGCCCTCGCCGACGCGACAAAAGCTGGAACGGCTCAGTTTGCCGGTCTGGCGGAGGCCGGCGGCTCTACGACCTTGCGGTAGACATGCCAGGTGGCGTGACCGAGGATCGGCAGCACGACCGCCAGTCCCGCGAACACCGGCACGGAGCCGATGATCAGCGCGACAGCGACGATCAATCCCCAGACAGCCATGGTGATCGGGTTCGCCATAACCGCCCGCACCGAGGTGTGGATGGCCTCGTAGGCGCCCACATCGCGGTCGAGCAGCAGCGGGAAAGCAACCACCGTCGTGCACAACACCACGACGGCGAAGACGAAGCCGATGGCGTGCCCGA is a genomic window of Mesorhizobium huakuii containing:
- a CDS encoding cytochrome c oxidase subunit 3, with the translated sequence MSVILVFLLVIAGFAGWWLSHQRLTAKPWLEQGLASDIVGFDRSALPTAKIGLGVFLAVVGCLFALFTSAYFMRMAVSDWQPLPLPRLLWLNTGVLVLSSVALQCAVFAARKGQIDNVRLGLATAGLTAIAFLVGQLVAWQQLTEDGYLLSANPANSFFYLITGMHGLHILGGLIGLGRTTAGAWNGVRPQRLRLSVELCAMYWHFLLFVWLAIFALLAGWAATFIDICRQLLT
- a CDS encoding heme-copper oxidase subunit III family protein translates to MAETVTHTGQMRPRPAGWHGIAADWASDQRAFKNVSWGKAMMWIFLLSDTFIFGCFLLSYMTARISTRVPWPNPSEVFALRIGGQEIPLILIAIMTFVLISSSGTMAMAVNFGYRRDRRKTAILMLLTAALGATFVGMQAFEWTKLITEGVRPWGNPWGAAQFGSCFFMITGFHGTHVTIGVIFLIIVARKVWRGDYDTGRAGFFTSRKGRYENVEIMGLYWHFVDLVWVFIFAFFYLW
- a CDS encoding cytochrome C oxidase subunit IV family protein — protein: MAEATANGLGQHALHAHDAPVAAAHAEVHQEHPIKLYLVVWAWLFILSTCSYLVDYFGLHGYLRWSLILIFMILKAGLIVAVFMHMAWERLALAYAIILPPILVLVFVAMMLFEADYTLLTRMTFFGAGP
- a CDS encoding aminoacyl-tRNA deacylase, which produces MTIANRLREFIDGKGISYDTVPHHRTSTSRQSAIAAHVPGSIMAKSVVVHHELGYALAVVPSTHRIELGRLQDLMDRRLGLASEDEVVSLFGDCDIGAVPPIGAAYDVPVILDESLGNAADIYFEGGDHRTLVHVSGKDFRNLTRDARQARFSHAAY